The proteins below come from a single Deltaproteobacteria bacterium genomic window:
- a CDS encoding MFS transporter gives MNQEEKRIITLTTASHSLIHLLEGVLPPLIPLLMLEFGTDYFHLGLVVTVFSYAFGIGSLPAGYLADKIGPRRLITLYLFGAGILAMGAWSMNSLVNYGILMGGIGLFCSTYHPAANTLISLAIQEKGKAFGLHGIAGSLGVASVPVLSAWIGSALGWRMPHVLYGFIGILAGFYSLTIPKHLEIREKEGASAGSRPPAIFSCFNLIVFFLSAMALGLTYKGIMTFLPAYMGESIHLGGLQLGKVALGGTVATIALLSGALGQYVAGRGVDRFQAEGLYLGAILLGTVFVFLMAVSQNLILVGSAVMYAFFYFSTQPLQNYLLSTYLPTHRHGLGYGIHFFITFGIGSTAAAVSGYLADHYGLRSVFYAMTLCFLFSAAMAFALFIRVHKRRP, from the coding sequence TCCCCCTGCTCATGCTGGAGTTCGGCACCGATTATTTCCACCTGGGCCTGGTGGTGACTGTATTTTCTTATGCCTTCGGTATCGGCTCGTTACCGGCCGGCTATCTGGCGGATAAAATCGGTCCCAGACGTTTAATCACGCTCTACCTTTTCGGTGCCGGTATCCTGGCGATGGGGGCCTGGTCCATGAATTCCCTGGTCAACTACGGGATTCTCATGGGGGGGATCGGCCTTTTCTGCAGCACCTATCACCCGGCCGCGAACACCCTCATCTCCCTGGCCATCCAGGAAAAAGGGAAGGCCTTCGGCCTCCATGGAATCGCCGGAAGTCTGGGGGTTGCCTCGGTCCCGGTGCTCTCGGCCTGGATCGGGTCGGCCTTGGGTTGGAGGATGCCTCACGTCCTCTATGGGTTTATCGGGATTCTCGCCGGGTTCTATTCCCTGACCATTCCCAAACATCTGGAAATCAGGGAAAAGGAAGGCGCTTCGGCCGGAAGCCGCCCCCCCGCGATCTTTTCCTGTTTCAATCTGATCGTCTTTTTCCTTTCGGCCATGGCCCTGGGGTTGACTTACAAAGGCATCATGACTTTTCTTCCGGCCTATATGGGAGAAAGTATTCATCTCGGCGGACTCCAATTGGGCAAGGTGGCCCTGGGGGGGACTGTAGCCACCATTGCCCTCCTGTCGGGTGCCCTGGGCCAGTATGTGGCCGGCCGCGGCGTGGATCGTTTTCAGGCTGAAGGGCTCTATCTTGGGGCAATCCTTCTGGGAACGGTCTTTGTATTTCTGATGGCTGTTTCCCAAAACCTGATTTTGGTAGGATCGGCCGTGATGTACGCCTTTTTCTATTTCTCCACCCAGCCCCTGCAGAATTACCTGTTGTCAACCTACCTGCCGACCCACCGGCATGGTCTGGGCTATGGCATTCATTTTTTCATCACTTTCGGGATCGGCTCCACCGCGGCGGCGGTATCGGGCTATCTTGCGGATCACTACGGCCTGCGCTCGGTCTTTTATGCCATGACCCTTTGTTTCCTTTTTTCTGCAGCCATGGCTTTCGCGCTGTTTATCCGAGTGCATAAAAGGCGGCCTTAG